A window from Carassius gibelio isolate Cgi1373 ecotype wild population from Czech Republic chromosome B3, carGib1.2-hapl.c, whole genome shotgun sequence encodes these proteins:
- the LOC127952087 gene encoding epoxide hydrolase 3 isoform X2, which yields MLLLHGFPENWYSWRYQLQEFSSHYHTVALDLRGCGDSDAPVPLEQYSLDILLYDIRDTIDELGHTSCILVGHDWGGMLAWHFALERPDMVQRLIVMNAPHPASWLDAVLRRPSQLLRSGHACFFQLPMLPEIVLSLEDFKLVRSLFCGKNLGIRNKSRRLTETQMEGYLYRLSQPGGLTGPLNYFRSLLSNTLYKHQDVGVPCMLIWGEADTILVEGMSGGTRPYVRGPVVIHTIPECSHWVQQDQPERVNKLIWDFVLDRDILKHNH from the exons ATGCTGCTTCTTCATGGTTTCCCAGAAAACTG GTACTCCTGGCGTTACCAATTACAGGAATTCAGTAGTCATTACCACACGGTGGCGCTAGATCTGCGTGGCTGTGGAGATTCTGACGCACCTGTCCCGCTGGAGCAATACTCACTGGACATACTCTTATATGACATCAGAGACACCATCGATGAACTGG GTCACACAAGTTGTATATTGGTGGGACATGACTGGGGTGGGATGCTGGCATGGCATTTTGCACTGGAAAGGCCAGACATGGTGCAACGTCTCATTGTGATGAACGCCCCTCACCCTGCCTCGTGGTTGG ACGCCGTTCTGAGAAGACCCTCTCAGCTGTTGCGCTCAGGACATGCATGTTTCTTCCAGTTACCAATGCTGCCCGAAATTGTTTTGTCTCTTGAAGATTTTAAG TTGGTTCGAAGTCTATTTTGTGGCAAGAATTTGGGCATCAGGAACAAATCCAGACGACTGACTGAGACCCAGATGGAGGGGTACCTATACCGGCTGTCCCAGCCAGGAGGACTCACAGGCCCTCTGAACTACTTTCGTTCTCTTCTCAG TAACACTCTGTACAAGCATCAGGATGTCGGTGTGCCCTGCATGTTAATTTGGGGTGAGGCAGACACTATTCTGGTTGAGGGCATGTCCGGTGGAACGCGGCCTTATGTAAGGGGTCCAGTTGTCATTCACACTATTCCTGAATGCAGCCACTGGGTACAACAAGATCAACCCGAGAGAGTCAACAAGCTCATATGGGACTTTGTTCTGGATAGAGACATCTTAAAACACAATCACTGA
- the LOC127952087 gene encoding epoxide hydrolase 4 isoform X1: MSNSLMHLLLLPTRLSLWILSFVYYILVYGIAGITACLVLIRTVWTGFRDPYRTFQWNARKRPPDCLKDPALGDHAFLKGRSSGLRFHYVTKGDHRRPLMLLLHGFPENWYSWRYQLQEFSSHYHTVALDLRGCGDSDAPVPLEQYSLDILLYDIRDTIDELGHTSCILVGHDWGGMLAWHFALERPDMVQRLIVMNAPHPASWLDAVLRRPSQLLRSGHACFFQLPMLPEIVLSLEDFKLVRSLFCGKNLGIRNKSRRLTETQMEGYLYRLSQPGGLTGPLNYFRSLLSNTLYKHQDVGVPCMLIWGEADTILVEGMSGGTRPYVRGPVVIHTIPECSHWVQQDQPERVNKLIWDFVLDRDILKHNH; encoded by the exons ATGAGCAATTCTTTAATGCACCTGCTTTTATTACCAACACGACTAAGCTTATGGATTCTCTCTTTTGTATATTACATTCTCGTATACGGCATAGCTGGAATCACCGCTTGTTTGGTTCTGATTCGAACTGTCTGGACTGGATTTAGGGATCCATATAGAACCTTTCAATGGAACGCTCGAAAGAGACCCCCAGACTGCCTTAAAGACCCTGCACTTGGCGACCACGCGTTTCTGAAGGGCAGG aGTTCAGGCTTGAGGTTTCATTATGTAACCAAAGGAGACCACAGAAGGCCTCTAATGCTGCTTCTTCATGGTTTCCCAGAAAACTG GTACTCCTGGCGTTACCAATTACAGGAATTCAGTAGTCATTACCACACGGTGGCGCTAGATCTGCGTGGCTGTGGAGATTCTGACGCACCTGTCCCGCTGGAGCAATACTCACTGGACATACTCTTATATGACATCAGAGACACCATCGATGAACTGG GTCACACAAGTTGTATATTGGTGGGACATGACTGGGGTGGGATGCTGGCATGGCATTTTGCACTGGAAAGGCCAGACATGGTGCAACGTCTCATTGTGATGAACGCCCCTCACCCTGCCTCGTGGTTGG ACGCCGTTCTGAGAAGACCCTCTCAGCTGTTGCGCTCAGGACATGCATGTTTCTTCCAGTTACCAATGCTGCCCGAAATTGTTTTGTCTCTTGAAGATTTTAAG TTGGTTCGAAGTCTATTTTGTGGCAAGAATTTGGGCATCAGGAACAAATCCAGACGACTGACTGAGACCCAGATGGAGGGGTACCTATACCGGCTGTCCCAGCCAGGAGGACTCACAGGCCCTCTGAACTACTTTCGTTCTCTTCTCAG TAACACTCTGTACAAGCATCAGGATGTCGGTGTGCCCTGCATGTTAATTTGGGGTGAGGCAGACACTATTCTGGTTGAGGGCATGTCCGGTGGAACGCGGCCTTATGTAAGGGGTCCAGTTGTCATTCACACTATTCCTGAATGCAGCCACTGGGTACAACAAGATCAACCCGAGAGAGTCAACAAGCTCATATGGGACTTTGTTCTGGATAGAGACATCTTAAAACACAATCACTGA